One window of the Lipingzhangella halophila genome contains the following:
- a CDS encoding DUF1707 SHOCT-like domain-containing protein: MDEHNGSPQPGQLRISDTERDTVAATLREAFAEGRLDPAEHQDRLDAVYGAKTRGELAPLLADLPERSSVERAHGAPRPIHGAERVVEAEPTSRNALTVLSGAERTGRWVVPRKFSAASLFGAVTVDLREARFTARETTIQAHSLAGAVEVIAPDDIVLRVEGAGVMGGYWLDGDPVETVPAGAPIVTVTGISLMGSVWGLYKPRDHQKPERKRWWHRLRSRGA; encoded by the coding sequence ATGGACGAGCACAACGGCAGCCCCCAGCCCGGCCAGTTGCGGATCTCCGACACCGAGAGGGATACCGTCGCCGCCACATTGCGTGAGGCGTTCGCCGAGGGGCGGCTCGATCCCGCTGAGCACCAGGACCGCCTCGACGCCGTGTACGGCGCAAAGACTCGCGGGGAACTGGCGCCGCTGCTGGCCGATCTGCCGGAGCGCTCGTCGGTGGAGCGCGCTCACGGTGCGCCGCGCCCCATTCATGGTGCCGAGCGGGTGGTCGAGGCCGAGCCGACGAGCAGGAACGCTCTGACAGTCCTCTCCGGGGCGGAGCGGACGGGACGGTGGGTGGTGCCCCGGAAATTCTCGGCGGCCAGCCTCTTCGGAGCGGTCACGGTCGACCTGCGCGAGGCACGGTTCACAGCGCGGGAAACCACGATCCAGGCCCACTCGCTCGCCGGCGCGGTCGAGGTCATCGCGCCGGACGACATCGTTCTGCGCGTCGAGGGGGCAGGCGTCATGGGCGGGTACTGGCTTGACGGCGACCCGGTCGAGACAGTGCCGGCCGGGGCTCCGATTGTCACCGTCACGGGTATCTCGCTCATGGGGTCGGTCTGGGGCCTGTACAAGCCGCGCGACCACCAGAAGCCGGAGCGGAAGCGGTGGTGGCACCGTCTCCGCTCGCGCGGCGCGTAG
- a CDS encoding CaiB/BaiF CoA transferase family protein — translation MSETGLPLDGVRVLDLSTLLPGPMATLLLAEAGAEVTKVERPGRGDEMRGYQPRLGEDSANFVLLNRGKGSVTMDLRDPATRDALLDRARDTDVWVEQNRPGVMDRLGLGYADVSAVNPAIVYCSITGYGQHGPDAGRAGHDLNYLAESGLLGDAVDRNGAPHLPPTVIADIAGGSYPAVLNILLALMRRDRTGRGVHLDISMTHSLQTLAYSAVATRAGSGSWPEAGRGLLTGGSPRYAIYRTADDRFLAAAPLEQRFWERFAALVGLPAGDQDETGREQEVLDEVARLVRARTAAEWERTFAGEDVCCSVVATFAEAEDAQRLRSDPEYRVAGAGGPDAPALGVPLAPELRHAPGTRRAPAFSDPAPPERPA, via the coding sequence ATGAGCGAGACCGGCCTCCCACTCGACGGCGTGCGGGTGCTCGACCTGTCGACCCTGCTGCCCGGCCCGATGGCCACACTGCTGCTGGCCGAGGCCGGGGCGGAGGTCACCAAGGTCGAGCGGCCCGGACGCGGCGACGAGATGCGCGGCTACCAGCCGCGGCTGGGCGAGGACAGCGCCAACTTCGTGCTGCTGAACCGCGGCAAGGGCAGCGTGACCATGGACCTGCGCGACCCCGCGACGCGCGACGCCCTCCTTGACCGGGCGCGCGACACCGACGTCTGGGTCGAGCAGAACCGGCCGGGCGTCATGGACCGCCTCGGCCTCGGCTACGCCGACGTGAGCGCGGTCAACCCGGCGATCGTCTATTGCTCGATCACAGGGTACGGACAGCACGGCCCCGACGCCGGCCGGGCCGGCCACGACCTGAACTACCTGGCGGAGTCCGGGCTGCTGGGAGACGCGGTGGACCGCAACGGCGCGCCCCACCTGCCGCCAACGGTGATCGCCGACATCGCCGGTGGAAGCTACCCCGCTGTGCTCAACATCCTGCTCGCCCTGATGCGCCGCGACCGCACCGGGCGCGGCGTCCACCTGGACATCTCGATGACGCACAGCCTGCAGACGCTGGCCTACAGCGCTGTGGCGACGCGGGCCGGCAGCGGGAGCTGGCCCGAGGCCGGCCGCGGCCTGCTGACCGGGGGGAGTCCGCGCTACGCGATCTACCGCACCGCCGACGACCGCTTCCTGGCCGCCGCTCCCCTGGAGCAGCGCTTCTGGGAGCGCTTCGCCGCGCTGGTGGGCCTGCCCGCCGGCGACCAGGACGAGACGGGGCGCGAACAAGAGGTTCTGGACGAGGTCGCACGGCTGGTCCGCGCCCGGACCGCCGCTGAGTGGGAGCGGACCTTCGCGGGTGAGGACGTCTGCTGCTCGGTCGTGGCCACCTTCGCCGAGGCGGAGGACGCACAGCGCCTGCGGTCGGACCCCGAGTACCGGGTGGCCGGCGCGGGCGGCCCGGACGCTCCCGCGCTCGGCGTGCCGCTCGCGCCCGAGCTGCGGCACGCACCGGGAACGCGCCGCGCACCCGCGTTCTCCGATCCGGCGCCCCCGGAGAGGCCTGCTTAA
- a CDS encoding long-chain fatty acid--CoA ligase has translation MLSTMQDGSLSIGNLLRHGSRTHAASEIRTWTGTGVRRSTFAEVGRDSARLANALRGLGVTGDERVGTFMWNNAEHMVAYCAIPSMGAVLHTLNIRLFPDQLVYIVNHAEDRVVLVDGTLAPLLAKQLPAMPTVEHVIVTGGDASVLEAPSGVEVHSYDDLLAAQPDVFDWPDVDERSAAAMCYTSGTTGDPKGVVYSHRSIWLHSTQVCMSDGMCLAQEDTALAIVPMFHAMSWGLPYAALMVGASLVMPDRFLQPGPIAELLAAERPTFAAAVPAIWQGLLQHLEANPQDISHLREVVVGGSAAPPSLMHAFDENYGVPVLHAWGMTETSPLGSVARPPAGTTGKERWAYRYTQGRFPAAVHARLVGEGGAELPWDNEAVGELEVRGPWIAESYYGDADPEKFHNGWLRTGDVGTISPDGFLTLTDRTKDVIKSGGEWISSVALENHVMSHPAVVEAAVIGVPDEKWDERPLVAVVLAEGQQVTGRELRDFLADKVARWQLPEHWTFIDEVPKTSVGKFDKKRLRTSHSQGELDISSV, from the coding sequence ATGCTGAGCACGATGCAGGACGGAAGTCTTTCGATCGGCAACCTGCTGCGGCACGGCAGCCGTACGCACGCGGCCAGTGAGATCCGCACGTGGACCGGAACGGGCGTGCGCCGCTCGACCTTCGCTGAGGTGGGGCGCGACTCCGCACGGTTGGCCAACGCGTTGCGCGGGCTCGGTGTCACCGGGGACGAGCGGGTCGGCACGTTCATGTGGAACAACGCCGAGCACATGGTTGCCTACTGTGCTATCCCGTCGATGGGGGCGGTGCTGCACACACTCAACATCCGGCTGTTCCCCGACCAGCTGGTCTATATCGTCAACCACGCCGAGGACCGGGTCGTCCTGGTCGACGGCACTCTCGCGCCGTTGCTGGCCAAGCAACTCCCGGCCATGCCGACCGTCGAGCACGTGATCGTGACCGGCGGCGATGCCAGTGTCCTGGAGGCGCCGAGCGGCGTCGAGGTGCACTCCTACGACGATCTGCTGGCGGCGCAGCCGGACGTCTTCGACTGGCCCGACGTCGACGAGCGTTCCGCCGCGGCGATGTGCTACACGTCCGGTACCACGGGGGATCCGAAGGGTGTCGTCTACTCGCACCGGTCGATCTGGCTGCACTCGACGCAGGTCTGTATGAGCGACGGCATGTGCCTGGCCCAGGAGGACACCGCGCTGGCGATCGTGCCCATGTTCCACGCGATGTCCTGGGGCCTGCCCTACGCCGCGCTGATGGTCGGCGCTTCGCTGGTCATGCCCGACCGGTTCCTGCAACCCGGCCCGATCGCGGAGCTCCTGGCGGCTGAGAGGCCGACCTTCGCCGCGGCGGTGCCCGCCATCTGGCAGGGGCTGCTCCAGCACCTCGAAGCGAACCCGCAGGACATCTCGCACCTGCGCGAGGTCGTCGTCGGCGGGTCCGCGGCGCCGCCCTCGCTCATGCACGCCTTCGACGAGAACTACGGTGTCCCGGTGCTGCACGCGTGGGGCATGACGGAGACGTCGCCGCTGGGCAGCGTCGCCCGGCCCCCAGCGGGGACCACCGGAAAGGAGCGGTGGGCCTACCGTTACACGCAGGGCCGTTTCCCCGCGGCGGTGCACGCGCGGCTGGTGGGGGAAGGCGGTGCGGAACTGCCGTGGGACAACGAGGCAGTGGGCGAGCTGGAGGTCCGGGGACCGTGGATCGCGGAGTCCTACTACGGCGACGCCGACCCGGAGAAGTTCCACAACGGTTGGCTGCGTACCGGGGACGTCGGCACGATCAGCCCCGACGGTTTCCTGACCCTTACCGACCGCACCAAGGACGTGATCAAGTCCGGCGGTGAGTGGATCTCCTCGGTGGCCCTGGAGAACCACGTGATGAGCCACCCGGCCGTGGTCGAGGCCGCGGTGATCGGCGTGCCGGACGAGAAGTGGGACGAACGGCCGCTGGTCGCCGTGGTGCTGGCCGAGGGGCAGCAGGTAACCGGGCGCGAGCTGCGCGACTTCCTGGCCGACAAGGTCGCCAGGTGGCAGTTGCCCGAGCACTGGACGTTCATCGACGAGGTGCCCAAGACCAGCGTCGGCAAGTTCGACAAGAAGCGGCTGCGCACCTCGCACTCCCAGGGTGAGCTCGACATCAGCAGCGTCTGA
- a CDS encoding CPBP family intramembrane glutamic endopeptidase, protein MLDETRAPSRRRTLALTLLATGLSLIAGAALWLFLTGEADIRYSADHDETVPMWTRWVPPLVGILLIRLIPPTRYAGTRELLAGQTTRRRVPYTEALVLAGLAVLFAAALRGLGGGEPAHTLLKLSLLLAAPLVLFWWLRRSGTAWAAGEQRPEPWNRWAPAIPVIAWFALSYTGPFAMPYSDYASTVDVPTLLVTIIVVFLVNSLLEEVFYRRWLQTRWEAVLGAWPAIVLTSLLWASWHVGIQGGGDLSVDLASTFVNQGVTGLFLGYLWSRYRRMWPLLVVHGLINSAAILLGLL, encoded by the coding sequence GTGCTCGATGAGACGCGGGCGCCTTCGCGCCGCCGCACCCTGGCCCTCACCCTCCTCGCCACCGGCCTCAGTCTGATCGCGGGCGCCGCGCTCTGGCTGTTCCTGACCGGTGAGGCCGATATCCGGTACTCCGCGGATCACGACGAGACCGTCCCCATGTGGACCCGTTGGGTACCGCCTCTGGTCGGCATCCTGCTCATCCGGTTGATCCCGCCGACCCGTTACGCGGGCACACGGGAACTTCTCGCCGGGCAGACGACCAGGCGGCGCGTTCCCTACACGGAAGCGCTCGTCCTCGCGGGGCTGGCCGTCCTCTTCGCCGCGGCGCTGCGCGGGCTCGGCGGGGGAGAGCCCGCGCACACGCTACTGAAGTTGTCGCTTCTCCTGGCCGCGCCCCTGGTGCTGTTCTGGTGGCTGCGCCGGTCCGGGACGGCATGGGCCGCGGGAGAGCAAAGGCCAGAGCCCTGGAACCGGTGGGCGCCGGCGATCCCCGTCATCGCCTGGTTCGCGCTCAGCTACACCGGGCCTTTCGCCATGCCGTACAGCGACTACGCCTCCACAGTGGACGTGCCGACGCTGCTGGTGACCATCATCGTCGTCTTCCTCGTCAACAGCCTCCTCGAAGAGGTGTTCTACCGGCGGTGGCTGCAGACCCGGTGGGAGGCCGTTCTCGGCGCCTGGCCCGCCATCGTGCTCACTTCGCTGCTCTGGGCCTCCTGGCACGTGGGCATCCAGGGAGGAGGCGACCTCTCCGTGGATCTCGCGTCCACATTCGTCAACCAGGGGGTCACAGGGCTCTTCCTCGGCTACCTGTGGAGCAGGTACCGCAGGATGTGGCCCCTCCTCGTCGTGCACGGCCTGATCAACTCGGCGGCGATCCTCCTCGGCCTCCTGTGA
- a CDS encoding AMP-binding protein, whose protein sequence is MPPPKLVLSDTLVHNPAPGQELPLTDAAVEEYRASGLWSGRTLRSLLTDAAARAPEAPALVGHRSGQPGRERLNYREFDERVRVAADALSRLGVREGDAVAVMLPNRVEFPILIFAIAELGAVYVGLPVAYGRREMTAILRRSQARVLVTVPSWRGNSPLSLARELRPELPGLRTIAVVEDTRAAELAEGEVRWADLPGSARHDRPEPSASRLCHLGFTSGTTGEPKGVMNNHEALIAVLERFVEHMGAATFGEPIVQLVASPIGHHSGFLWGILMTVELGGTAVLVDRWDPAEGSNLIREEGVTAMVNAPTFLMDLLETDLAGDPGCPLRTVVLAGAPVPRALPETAGASLGAFVCPAWGMTEYGIAISCAPHLPEQALRTDGVPVPAAQVAVVADDGTELPPGEEGDLLVRGPGLFLGYYGHPDETRKVFTADGWFHTGDRAVRGTDGTVALRGRSKDIIIRGGENIPVAEVENLVHAHPDIVNAAVVGYPDERLGERAAAVVVLREGSRMELAQLCDYLLKQGLSKHHLPERLEIRDELPMTMSGKLRKAELRKQLAAAGGDAE, encoded by the coding sequence ATGCCACCGCCCAAGCTCGTCCTGTCGGACACACTGGTGCACAACCCCGCACCGGGCCAGGAGCTGCCGCTGACCGACGCGGCGGTCGAGGAGTACCGCGCATCCGGGCTCTGGAGCGGCCGCACGCTGCGCTCGTTGCTGACTGACGCGGCCGCGCGTGCCCCTGAGGCGCCGGCGCTCGTCGGCCACCGCTCCGGCCAGCCGGGGCGGGAACGGCTCAACTACCGGGAGTTCGATGAGCGTGTGCGCGTGGCGGCCGACGCGCTCTCCCGGCTCGGGGTCCGAGAAGGGGACGCGGTGGCGGTGATGCTGCCGAACCGGGTCGAGTTCCCGATCCTGATCTTCGCCATCGCCGAGCTGGGTGCTGTCTATGTCGGGCTTCCGGTGGCCTACGGCCGGCGGGAGATGACGGCCATCCTCCGGCGGAGCCAGGCCCGGGTCCTGGTGACGGTGCCGTCCTGGCGCGGGAACTCCCCGCTGTCCCTGGCGCGCGAGCTCCGCCCGGAGCTGCCGGGGCTGCGCACGATCGCCGTGGTCGAGGACACGCGCGCAGCGGAGCTGGCCGAGGGCGAGGTGCGCTGGGCGGACCTGCCGGGCTCCGCGCGGCATGACCGCCCGGAGCCCTCCGCGAGCCGGCTGTGCCATCTCGGGTTCACCTCGGGCACGACGGGCGAGCCCAAAGGGGTGATGAACAACCACGAGGCGCTGATCGCGGTGCTGGAACGGTTCGTGGAGCACATGGGCGCCGCGACGTTCGGTGAACCGATCGTGCAGCTCGTGGCGTCGCCGATCGGCCACCACAGCGGGTTCCTGTGGGGGATCCTGATGACGGTGGAGCTCGGTGGCACCGCTGTCCTGGTCGACCGGTGGGACCCCGCCGAGGGATCCAACCTCATCCGGGAGGAGGGCGTGACCGCGATGGTCAACGCCCCCACATTCCTTATGGACCTGCTCGAAACCGACCTGGCGGGCGACCCCGGCTGCCCCCTGCGCACAGTCGTGCTGGCCGGGGCGCCGGTCCCGCGCGCCCTGCCGGAGACGGCGGGCGCCTCCCTGGGGGCTTTCGTCTGCCCGGCGTGGGGGATGACGGAGTACGGCATCGCCATCTCGTGCGCCCCGCACCTCCCGGAGCAGGCCCTGCGCACCGACGGCGTTCCGGTGCCAGCCGCGCAGGTGGCGGTCGTCGCCGACGACGGGACGGAGCTACCGCCCGGGGAGGAGGGCGACCTCCTTGTACGCGGGCCGGGGCTGTTCCTCGGCTATTACGGCCACCCCGACGAGACCCGCAAGGTGTTCACCGCCGACGGCTGGTTCCACACCGGCGACCGGGCGGTCCGCGGTACCGATGGCACGGTCGCGCTGCGCGGCCGGAGCAAGGACATCATCATCCGCGGGGGCGAGAACATCCCCGTCGCCGAGGTGGAGAACCTCGTCCACGCGCACCCGGACATCGTCAACGCGGCCGTCGTGGGCTACCCCGACGAGCGGCTGGGCGAGCGCGCCGCCGCGGTGGTGGTACTCCGCGAAGGCAGCCGCATGGAACTCGCGCAGCTCTGCGACTACCTGTTGAAACAGGGGTTGTCCAAGCACCATCTGCCGGAGCGGCTGGAGATCCGCGACGAGCTGCCCATGACGATGAGCGGGAAGCTGCGCAAGGCGGAGCTGCGCAAGCAGCTCGCGGCGGCGGGAGGCGATGCGGAATGA
- a CDS encoding immunity 49 family protein, translating into MRIFRHSVGADRLRAATDDFAARVSREVDRQRYASRTSADWSVVATYLLDYAGARSVERPELDRDIRTAVYSAAEAYVGAVALGGYSPHRAARVFLSYTNTGVSYAAEPAEEHGSTPRLAPADWMAALYLVVIAGAECRHAVTLLETTAATSLSSEELAFADHVLDEPANRETVPAAPARVLDRLDNARTGGESELGTALRALVKRDRDEFWTALGAMLATHRGNHGDDPPPRSLLPLAPIALAALAVRNEGWDLAIDSAYLPAKLVTGNASGERARTAPTLGHPARVERPCLHVPAQHLAFLDEGANGEIEHAVSSRVQLDLLPQTLAWTMDQQIRRFRLRSAHDPDGRDPRQRAAIAIASQSGAAIFRVATAPGEHVDVTIGHVTAPLRRTGHTTDASGLNWRTAVCAALLVDDVRSLDALVTLHPRYFAAEHTLDTFRYYRDALHDYLRGADATAAADRALWARERAAASKPDMLTPPAALLSQLVAGDPGGFAHTLVEELEEHRDHFTAADNADDPAQLVNLDILALARHATAKGWPLPVRSGYLPEAFLTR; encoded by the coding sequence GTGCGTATCTTCCGGCACAGTGTGGGTGCGGATCGGTTGCGCGCGGCCACCGACGACTTCGCCGCCCGGGTTTCCCGCGAGGTCGACCGCCAGCGGTACGCCAGCCGGACCTCGGCCGACTGGTCCGTGGTCGCCACCTACCTCCTCGACTACGCGGGCGCACGCTCGGTGGAACGCCCCGAGCTGGACCGCGATATCCGGACGGCGGTGTACTCGGCGGCCGAGGCGTACGTCGGAGCCGTCGCGCTCGGCGGGTACTCGCCGCACCGGGCCGCGCGCGTGTTCCTCTCCTACACCAACACCGGAGTCTCCTACGCCGCCGAGCCGGCCGAAGAGCACGGAAGCACGCCGCGCCTCGCGCCCGCGGACTGGATGGCAGCGCTGTACCTGGTGGTCATCGCGGGCGCCGAGTGCAGGCACGCGGTCACGTTGCTGGAGACGACCGCCGCCACCTCGTTGTCGTCCGAGGAACTGGCGTTCGCCGATCACGTTCTGGACGAGCCGGCGAACCGGGAGACCGTCCCGGCCGCGCCCGCGCGGGTCCTCGATCGCCTGGACAACGCTCGCACCGGCGGCGAGTCGGAGCTCGGCACCGCCCTGCGCGCGCTGGTCAAGCGGGACCGCGACGAGTTCTGGACGGCGCTCGGCGCGATGCTGGCCACCCACCGCGGCAACCACGGCGACGACCCGCCACCGCGCAGCCTGCTGCCGCTCGCGCCCATCGCGCTGGCCGCGCTCGCGGTGCGCAACGAGGGATGGGACCTCGCGATCGACTCCGCCTACCTGCCCGCCAAGCTGGTGACCGGCAACGCGTCGGGGGAACGCGCGAGGACCGCCCCCACTCTCGGGCACCCGGCCCGCGTCGAGCGCCCGTGTCTGCACGTCCCGGCCCAACACCTGGCGTTCCTCGATGAGGGGGCCAACGGGGAGATCGAGCACGCGGTGAGCTCGCGGGTACAACTGGACCTGCTGCCGCAGACGCTGGCCTGGACCATGGACCAGCAGATCCGCCGGTTCCGGTTGCGCTCGGCGCACGACCCGGATGGGCGCGACCCGCGGCAGCGCGCGGCCATCGCCATCGCGTCGCAGAGCGGTGCGGCGATCTTCCGCGTCGCGACCGCGCCCGGCGAACACGTCGACGTGACCATCGGACACGTCACCGCGCCCTTGCGGCGCACCGGCCACACGACCGATGCCAGCGGCCTGAACTGGCGAACAGCGGTGTGCGCCGCACTGCTCGTCGATGACGTGCGGTCACTCGACGCGCTGGTCACGCTGCACCCCCGGTACTTCGCCGCTGAGCACACCCTCGATACCTTCCGGTACTACCGCGACGCGCTGCACGACTACCTGCGAGGCGCGGACGCGACCGCCGCAGCGGACCGCGCGCTGTGGGCCCGCGAGCGCGCCGCCGCCAGCAAGCCGGACATGCTGACGCCTCCCGCGGCCCTGTTGTCGCAACTCGTGGCCGGCGACCCCGGCGGCTTCGCGCACACCCTGGTCGAGGAGCTGGAGGAGCACCGCGACCACTTCACGGCCGCTGACAACGCCGATGATCCCGCCCAGCTCGTCAACCTCGACATTCTCGCCCTGGCCCGGCACGCCACAGCAAAGGGATGGCCCCTACCGGTGCGCTCCGGCTACCTACCGGAGGCGTTCCTCACCCGCTGA
- a CDS encoding NADPH:quinone oxidoreductase family protein yields MRAVQVTSFGSPPELAVVELADPRPDAGEVVIDTRAAGVNFPDLLVTGGTYQNLPPLPFVPGKELAGVVTAVGPDVRTPGVGTRVAAQVEHGAFAARVAVPAANAVPVPDGVDDDTAAAMGMGYLTAHFALARRAALREGEDVLVTGANGDVGSAAVQLAAYLGGRVIAYARSEEYADHLRRAGASHVLTGDAGTLRDRVRELTGGAGAGVVIETVGGEVFRQALRCVAWEGRLVVCGFAGGEVPAVPAGHVLVKNLAVLGLQVSDYRDREPETMRRVQGELMTAVGGGRIGVPIAARFPLGEVAGALEFVRKGRRFGKAVLSLR; encoded by the coding sequence ATGCGCGCAGTACAGGTGACATCGTTTGGCAGTCCACCCGAGCTGGCGGTGGTGGAGCTGGCGGATCCGCGGCCGGATGCGGGAGAGGTGGTGATCGACACCCGAGCGGCCGGGGTCAACTTTCCCGATCTGCTGGTGACGGGCGGTACCTACCAGAACCTGCCGCCACTGCCGTTCGTCCCGGGCAAGGAGCTGGCCGGGGTTGTCACCGCGGTCGGCCCCGACGTGCGCACGCCCGGGGTCGGGACCCGCGTGGCGGCGCAGGTCGAGCACGGGGCGTTCGCCGCGCGCGTCGCGGTGCCGGCGGCCAACGCCGTTCCGGTTCCCGACGGCGTCGACGACGACACCGCCGCCGCTATGGGGATGGGTTACCTCACCGCGCACTTCGCCCTGGCCCGTCGGGCGGCCCTCCGGGAGGGGGAGGATGTTCTGGTCACGGGGGCCAACGGCGACGTGGGGAGCGCGGCTGTGCAGCTCGCCGCGTACCTCGGGGGCCGGGTGATCGCCTACGCCCGGTCCGAGGAGTATGCCGACCACCTGCGGCGCGCCGGGGCGAGCCACGTGCTCACCGGCGACGCGGGCACGCTGCGCGACCGGGTCCGCGAGCTGACCGGTGGCGCGGGCGCGGGGGTGGTCATCGAGACCGTCGGCGGGGAGGTCTTCCGCCAGGCGCTCCGGTGTGTGGCCTGGGAAGGCCGGTTGGTCGTGTGCGGATTCGCCGGAGGCGAGGTGCCCGCGGTGCCCGCGGGGCACGTCCTGGTCAAGAACCTCGCGGTGCTGGGGTTGCAGGTCTCCGACTACCGGGACCGGGAGCCCGAGACGATGCGCAGAGTCCAGGGCGAGCTGATGACCGCGGTCGGCGGGGGGCGGATCGGCGTCCCCATCGCGGCCCGCTTCCCGCTGGGGGAGGTGGCCGGCGCGCTGGAGTTCGTCCGCAAGGGGCGCCGGTTCGGGAAGGCGGTCCTCAGTCTTCGCTGA
- a CDS encoding response regulator, with protein sequence MIRLVLADDEPAIRAGVRAILTSDPEIEVVAEAADGREAVETVRRYRPDVALLDIGMPRLDGLAAAAELRRAVPDTAVVILTVFGHDAYIARALADGASGFLLKSGDPRELTAAVHAVRGGAAYLSPAVAHRVITELRDDGMGRRAAARERAGRLTDREREVLALLGTGQSNTQIARALHLVEGTVKGHVSAILEHLGAANRVEAAIVAYEAGLVEGAS encoded by the coding sequence GTGATCCGGCTCGTGCTCGCCGACGACGAGCCCGCCATCCGCGCGGGCGTCCGCGCGATCCTCACCAGTGACCCGGAGATCGAGGTCGTCGCCGAGGCGGCGGACGGCCGGGAGGCGGTCGAGACGGTGCGCCGGTACCGGCCCGACGTCGCACTGCTGGACATCGGCATGCCGCGGCTCGACGGGCTTGCGGCCGCGGCCGAGCTGCGGCGGGCCGTGCCGGACACCGCTGTCGTCATCCTGACCGTGTTCGGCCACGACGCCTACATCGCGCGGGCCCTGGCCGACGGCGCGAGCGGCTTCCTGCTCAAGTCGGGCGACCCCCGCGAGCTGACCGCTGCCGTGCACGCGGTGCGGGGCGGCGCCGCCTACCTGTCACCCGCGGTCGCCCACCGGGTCATCACCGAGCTGCGCGACGACGGCATGGGCCGGAGGGCGGCGGCCCGCGAGCGGGCCGGCCGGCTCACCGACCGCGAGCGCGAGGTGCTGGCCCTGCTCGGCACCGGCCAGTCCAACACCCAGATCGCCCGCGCCCTCCACCTGGTCGAGGGCACCGTCAAGGGGCACGTCAGCGCCATCCTGGAGCACCTGGGCGCCGCCAACCGGGTCGAGGCCGCCATCGTCGCCTACGAGGCCGGCCTGGTGGAGGGCGCGTCGTAA
- a CDS encoding FadR/GntR family transcriptional regulator: MKGDGRVIGEKVLRPREQVEKQIRATILSGELQSGERLPSEAELSRQFNVSRTTIREALRTLNSQNLIEKVPGAGGGSFVRSIDHRSLGNLLQESLHNLLQLGTLRWEEVAMVRQYLEVPSARLAAEHRTEEHLETLEAIVQRQKNTTVNDPDVPDLDAQFHATIADASGSRVLAGFVHALHRETEPVHYLDLSPEVGRATVRQHREIVRAIAAHDPDAAEAAVVEHLSYLRAHFSAPQEPGPQNEELSED, from the coding sequence ATGAAAGGCGATGGCCGGGTCATCGGCGAGAAGGTGCTCCGACCGCGTGAGCAGGTCGAGAAACAGATCCGCGCGACGATTCTCTCCGGTGAGCTGCAGAGCGGCGAACGCCTGCCGTCCGAGGCGGAGCTGTCCCGCCAGTTCAACGTGAGCCGCACCACGATCCGCGAGGCGCTGCGCACCCTGAACTCGCAGAACCTCATCGAGAAGGTGCCGGGTGCCGGCGGCGGTAGTTTCGTGCGCAGCATCGACCACCGCTCCCTGGGAAACCTGCTGCAGGAGTCGCTGCACAACCTGCTGCAGCTCGGGACCCTCCGCTGGGAGGAGGTGGCCATGGTGCGGCAGTACCTTGAGGTGCCGTCGGCCCGGTTGGCCGCCGAGCACCGCACAGAGGAGCACCTGGAGACGCTCGAAGCGATCGTGCAGCGGCAGAAGAACACCACCGTCAACGACCCCGACGTCCCCGACCTCGACGCGCAGTTCCACGCCACCATCGCCGACGCCTCGGGTAGCCGGGTGCTCGCCGGCTTCGTGCACGCCCTGCACCGCGAGACCGAACCCGTGCACTACCTCGACCTCTCTCCCGAGGTGGGGCGGGCGACGGTGCGCCAGCACCGCGAGATCGTCCGGGCCATCGCCGCCCACGATCCCGACGCGGCGGAGGCCGCCGTGGTCGAGCACCTCTCGTACCTGCGAGCGCATTTCAGCGCCCCGCAGGAGCCCGGGCCCCAGAACGAGGAGCTCAGCGAAGACTGA